From the genome of Tenericutes bacterium MZ-XQ:
TGTAAATGAAGTTCTTCATAAAGCTGTTAAGAAAACGAAGGCTGACCACCAATTAGATAGAAGACTTGGCATCATTTGTTTTCTTCACACCTATGGCAGAGATATGAAGACCAATCCTCATATCCATGCTTTAGTTGCTGAACGCTTTATTGATGCTCATGGTCATCTATCCAACATGTCTTTCTTTCCTTTTGAGAGACTGCGTATGTTTTGGCAATATAGACTCTTAAGTAACATCTCAGCCTATTTGAAAACCCATGCGACAAATTCTATCTATAATGAGTTTAATCGCTTAAGAAGTTATCTCATTCATAAGTATAAAAAAGGCTTTTACACTTACGGGCCTCAATTAAAGAGAAAATCTAGCTTGTCTACAGCCAAAAAGATTGCTAAATACATCGCCAGATATGCTTCTCATCCAGCCATCTCTGAATCTAGAATTGATGACTTCGATGATATCAATCACCAAGTCACTTGGCATTTTGATCCTCATGAAGATGATCAAATTTCAGATAAACATCATAAACGAGGTACTCAAATCATCACTGATCATGTCTTTAAATTTATTGCACGTCTCATTAAACACATCCCTGATAAAGGATTTCATCTGATTCGTTATTACGGTTTTTATTCAAATCGGACAAAACGAAAAATTGCCTCTGAGTTAAAGTTAGTTAACCCTAAATCTTTGACTTATCTTAAACATCAACTTCACTTTCGAACTTTGTTGCTTAAGACTTATCACTATGACATCTTTAAATGTCAGTGTGGTTCTACTATGGTTTTAAATCTTGATGCTTCATATCTACCAAATCACCGAAAAGAGAGGTTATTTAGCGATGCCTAAACTATTTAAAACTAAATCTGTGCATATGTCTTTTGTTCAAAAAAAGAATTTGTATGCTGAATATAAATCAGCTGTTAAGCAGGGATTCATTGCTGGCCCCGCCGCTTCATTTAATGCATTTATATCGATGCCTAATTTTGATATCATGGTTGATATGAAATGTCTGCACTGTGGATTTGAACTTACTGTCAATTTTTCTGGTTATGCTCACTTTATGGAGACTGAAGGTGCTGCTTTTCCCGTTGATGTTTGTAGTCATTGTGGTAAGTTGCAGTTTGTGCCTTTAGATATTTATCATAAACTTATTGATTAATTTGTTGACTCGTTTTACAGACTCATTTTAGATGAGTTTTTTCTGTTTGTTTTTATTTAAATTATCAATTAGAATTTCCTAGTTAACAAAAAAAAGTATCTTTCGATACTTCTTTTTATGAACGGATTGGTTTTAATGCATGTCCCCATAAATTCACTTGATCAAGCAAAGTTTTCAAATTAGTTTCATGTAATGCTTGTGGTTTAAATACACTACCATTTTCAAAATCAGTAAACAACGATAACAATACTTGTGTTCTTACATCAGCTACTTGTAGTTCACCCAAAACATTTCTTAAATGTTCTGCTGCTCTTGCACCACCGATAGAGCCATAAGATACTATACCTGCTGATTTGTTATTCCAAGCATCTCTAGCTAAATCTAATGCATTTTTTAATGATGCAGCCATTGAGTGATTGTACTCTTGTGCAATAAATACAAATGCATCTAAACTAGCTAGTTTTTCATTCCACTTTGTTATCCCACTTACATCATCACTTTCACCTAATAAAGGTAAATGATAATCTCTAATATCTACAATTTCATAATTTGCGTCATTTCTTTGATCTGCAAACTCTTTCACCCATTTTCCGACTTGAGGGCTTACTCTACCTTCTCTTGTTGATCCTAAAATGATTCCAATATTTAATCTTTTTTCTGTCATGATGACTCCTCCTATTTTACTTACTTATTGTAACTTGATTATACATTTGTAATCTAATAATGTAAAGTGATTTGCTTTTTAAAGATAATCGGTTATAATAAGAACGAATGAGGTGAGCAAGATGAGTGAAATTTGTGTAAAATTCGAAAGTGCATCTAAAATTTTAAGTAAAAGATGGATAGGTTTAATCATTCATCAACTTCTTGATGGACCGAAACGCTTTAACGAATTAGAATCTGAATTAAAGATTTCTGGAAAAGTGCTTTCTGAGAAATTAAAAGAAATGGAAAAACTAAAAATCGTCAAACGCACAGTCTATCCAACGACTCCTGTAAAAATAGAATACACTTTAACGGATAAAGGTAAAGCTTTAGATCCAGTGATCAAAGCTATTGAAGATTGGTCACAGTCTTGGATTTAAAAATAAAGGCAACTCAAGTCGAGTTGCCATTTTTTTATGTGTTTAAAACTAATTCTGGACTGGTATCTGAAATTTTATGAATGGTTCTCATTTC
Proteins encoded in this window:
- a CDS encoding transcriptional regulator, whose translation is MSEICVKFESASKILSKRWIGLIIHQLLDGPKRFNELESELKISGKVLSEKLKEMEKLKIVKRTVYPTTPVKIEYTLTDKGKALDPVIKAIEDWSQSWI
- a CDS encoding NADPH-dependent oxidoreductase is translated as MTEKRLNIGIILGSTREGRVSPQVGKWVKEFADQRNDANYEIVDIRDYHLPLLGESDDVSGITKWNEKLASLDAFVFIAQEYNHSMAASLKNALDLARDAWNNKSAGIVSYGSIGGARAAEHLRNVLGELQVADVRTQVLLSLFTDFENGSVFKPQALHETNLKTLLDQVNLWGHALKPIRS